The Parvibaculaceae bacterium PLY_AMNH_Bact1 genome window below encodes:
- a CDS encoding fatty acid desaturase (Derived by automated computational analysis using gene prediction method: Protein Homology. GO_process: GO:0006629 - lipid metabolic process [Evidence IEA]) has protein sequence MSETDVKSADEPYVANGTYRSLKTRFFLQAQIVLAALLAWFTGKPDKHQEPLLRLSGLQLFAISLATLFASSYAAGWLIHNFSGYPWVWPSIAFLVLVNVGRLRALGVVFAHHASHGAVSPQRWVNRSVAGIASAIALVESPADYKAAHVQKHHRSAIFTTEEDPDAQFLLTMGFRPGMTKSQLWWQLAWSVVSVKFHATFLEERLKSSLLRSEGGFRIFAVMWMATIVMLGLILPLHVWLIVVVLPMTFLYQISALLQFVSEHPWLAEARAPQSTEQYMDRCWARFCGDPLPSARGLSCESIGAWAIWIVRLVMHAVVRISVLVGDLPVHDVHHLAGHMRLNLSSWRTAIFDRQHHIDQGDQCGLGAREIWGLDKAIDRVFLGMAARTA, from the coding sequence ATGAGCGAGACTGACGTTAAGAGTGCAGATGAGCCCTATGTGGCAAACGGTACATACCGTTCGCTAAAGACGCGGTTTTTTCTGCAGGCACAAATTGTTCTGGCGGCCTTGTTGGCGTGGTTTACGGGTAAGCCGGATAAACACCAAGAACCATTGTTGCGGCTGTCTGGCCTGCAGCTCTTCGCGATTTCGTTGGCAACACTTTTCGCGTCGAGTTACGCAGCAGGGTGGTTGATTCACAATTTTTCAGGCTATCCATGGGTATGGCCTTCAATAGCTTTTTTGGTCCTTGTGAACGTCGGGCGGCTGAGAGCATTGGGGGTGGTGTTCGCTCACCATGCATCCCACGGAGCGGTCTCTCCACAACGGTGGGTTAACCGGAGCGTTGCAGGAATAGCTTCTGCAATAGCATTGGTTGAAAGCCCAGCGGATTATAAAGCTGCGCACGTTCAGAAGCATCACCGTAGCGCAATTTTCACGACGGAAGAGGATCCTGACGCGCAGTTCTTGCTAACGATGGGCTTTCGGCCGGGAATGACAAAGTCACAGTTATGGTGGCAGCTGGCGTGGAGCGTCGTCAGCGTGAAATTCCACGCGACGTTTCTGGAAGAGCGCCTCAAGTCTTCGCTACTTCGATCAGAAGGCGGCTTTCGCATCTTTGCGGTAATGTGGATGGCGACAATCGTGATGCTGGGTCTTATTCTGCCTCTGCATGTTTGGCTGATCGTCGTAGTTCTTCCGATGACCTTTCTTTACCAGATATCGGCGTTGCTCCAGTTCGTCTCAGAACATCCTTGGTTGGCCGAGGCACGCGCGCCTCAATCAACCGAACAATACATGGACAGGTGTTGGGCCCGCTTTTGTGGTGATCCGTTGCCCTCAGCTCGTGGACTCAGTTGTGAGAGCATTGGGGCTTGGGCAATTTGGATCGTGCGCCTTGTGATGCATGCGGTCGTTAGGATCTCTGTACTGGTTGGTGACCTTCCTGTTCATGATGTTCATCATCTTGCGGGTCACATGCGTCTGAATCTTTCTAGTTGGCGCACGGCCATCTTTGATCGGCAGCACCATATCGATCAAGGCGATCAATGTGGCCTTGGTGCTCGGGAAATCTGGGGGTTGGACAAGGCTATTGACCGCGTCTTCCTGGGTATGGCGGCTCGGACTGCCTAA
- a CDS encoding hypothetical protein (Derived by automated computational analysis using gene prediction method: GeneMarkS-2+.), translating to MKLPKQNSAYGNAQLGILAERKSRDLDRLIRSIEADTKEASFHKYADALLFKIYAAYLDGYRLTMTHACNLVPLAHLPSKRKYVVEALNKGLIERHRDPKDRRKLLLEPTEKLISQIEERLKEDAVDLRDTVQRLLSEGRKFPKDNHGLANMDAENFEKEAEESGLNRLLEIPGMSDQENWAAFNNR from the coding sequence ATGAAACTGCCCAAACAGAATTCAGCTTATGGCAACGCGCAGCTCGGAATACTTGCAGAGAGGAAGTCGAGAGACCTGGACAGACTGATAAGAAGCATCGAAGCCGACACAAAAGAGGCAAGCTTTCACAAGTACGCAGACGCCCTTCTATTTAAAATTTATGCGGCCTATTTGGACGGTTACAGGCTCACCATGACACATGCTTGTAACTTGGTTCCACTAGCCCACCTTCCCTCGAAGCGTAAGTATGTAGTTGAAGCACTCAACAAAGGGCTCATTGAGCGCCACAGAGACCCAAAAGACCGGCGAAAACTTCTCCTCGAACCAACCGAAAAACTAATCAGCCAAATCGAGGAGCGGCTCAAAGAAGATGCCGTCGATCTTCGTGATACGGTCCAGCGACTCCTATCGGAAGGTCGCAAATTCCCAAAAGACAACCATGGCCTTGCCAACATGGATGCCGAAAACTTTGAAAAAGAAGCCGAGGAATCTGGCCTAAATCGCTTACTTGAGATTCCGGGCATGAGCGATCAGGAAAATTGGGCCGCTTTCAATAACCGCTGA
- a CDS encoding (2Fe-2S)-binding protein (Derived by automated computational analysis using gene prediction method: Protein Homology.) encodes MDITVNGRVRQVEDAAADNPLLWVLRDELGLVGTKFGCGIGTCGACTIHVDGSAVRSCQITPGDIVGHDVTTIEGLAATASTASLHPVQQAWIDHSVPQCGYCQAGQIMSAAALLAENPSPSDSDIDRDMSGNLCRCGTYARIRSAIKQAARNLSSESDQEAS; translated from the coding sequence ATGGATATCACCGTAAATGGACGTGTCCGGCAGGTAGAGGACGCCGCCGCCGACAACCCCTTGCTCTGGGTATTGCGAGATGAACTTGGGCTCGTGGGAACAAAGTTTGGGTGTGGCATCGGGACCTGCGGCGCCTGCACCATTCATGTAGATGGGAGCGCAGTTCGGAGTTGCCAGATAACGCCGGGCGATATCGTAGGGCATGATGTGACCACCATTGAAGGTCTTGCCGCGACAGCATCAACTGCCAGTCTGCACCCCGTGCAACAGGCCTGGATCGATCACTCTGTTCCACAATGCGGCTATTGCCAGGCTGGCCAGATCATGTCCGCCGCCGCCCTCCTCGCTGAAAACCCCTCACCTAGCGACAGCGACATAGATCGCGATATGTCAGGCAACCTCTGCCGGTGCGGCACCTATGCCCGCATTCGAAGCGCGATCAAACAAGCAGCCCGAAACCTATCCTCAGAATCCGACCAGGAGGCAAGCTGA
- a CDS encoding site-specific integrase (Derived by automated computational analysis using gene prediction method: Protein Homology.), with protein MAKHTILGEKVQVYKRPNSRYWQCATFLNGKMRRTSTKAEGLSQAKDFAEDWYLELVGKARDGSLKNEKTFRQAAKQFLIEYETITEGQRSPAWVRGHKDRLRLHLLPFFGAMGLSEVSSGAMQDYRLHRIGTSPTGKPPAHNTIHNEIVTLRQVLKTATRHGWLDHLPDLSHPYRAHGKVSHRPWFSPREYKQLYEATRRKARANTMSHYKRHAEDLHDFVLFMANTGLRPDEAYNLEHRDVEIVVDDPTGETILEIEVRGKRGIGYCKSMPNAVRPYQRVVQRNQPQLMDKVFPVNHVRLFNTVLAEEDLKFTRDGKRRTTYSLRHTYISLRLMEGADIYQVAKNCRTSVEMIEKHYAAHIKNAIDASAVNVRRERRNVVNPNNEIAAE; from the coding sequence ATGGCAAAGCACACAATTTTGGGAGAAAAGGTTCAGGTCTATAAGCGGCCAAACAGTCGATATTGGCAATGCGCTACATTCCTGAATGGTAAGATGCGTCGGACAAGTACAAAAGCAGAAGGCTTGTCTCAGGCGAAAGATTTCGCGGAGGACTGGTATCTCGAACTGGTCGGGAAGGCTCGCGACGGCAGCTTGAAGAACGAGAAGACTTTCCGCCAAGCAGCCAAACAATTTCTCATTGAGTACGAAACGATCACGGAAGGGCAGAGAAGTCCTGCCTGGGTCCGTGGTCACAAAGATAGGTTGAGGTTGCACCTGCTACCCTTCTTTGGCGCGATGGGCCTTTCGGAAGTCTCGTCAGGCGCAATGCAGGACTATCGATTGCATAGGATTGGCACATCGCCGACGGGTAAGCCCCCTGCACACAACACCATCCACAATGAGATCGTGACATTGCGTCAGGTGCTGAAGACGGCCACTCGCCATGGTTGGTTAGATCATTTGCCTGATCTTTCTCATCCCTATCGTGCTCACGGCAAGGTTTCGCATCGTCCGTGGTTCAGTCCGCGAGAATACAAACAGCTTTACGAGGCGACGCGTAGGAAAGCACGTGCGAACACGATGTCTCACTACAAGAGACACGCTGAAGATTTGCATGATTTTGTGTTGTTTATGGCGAACACGGGACTAAGGCCTGATGAAGCTTATAACCTTGAGCACCGTGATGTTGAGATTGTGGTGGATGACCCAACGGGTGAAACCATTCTCGAGATTGAAGTGCGGGGCAAGCGAGGCATAGGGTACTGCAAGAGCATGCCTAACGCAGTGCGTCCCTATCAGCGCGTTGTTCAGCGCAATCAGCCTCAGTTGATGGACAAAGTATTCCCGGTCAATCACGTGCGATTGTTCAATACGGTGTTGGCTGAAGAAGACTTGAAATTTACCCGTGATGGGAAGAGGCGTACGACCTATTCACTTCGCCATACGTATATCAGCCTTCGTCTGATGGAAGGTGCTGACATTTATCAAGTTGCGAAAAACTGTCGCACCAGTGTTGAAATGATTGAGAAGCACTATGCGGCACACATCAAAAATGCAATTGACGCGTCTGCTGTGAACGTTCGCCGCGAACGGCGCAACGTCGTCAACCCGAACAATGAGATTGCAGCGGAATAG
- a CDS encoding DUF2000 family protein (Derived by automated computational analysis using gene prediction method: Protein Homology.), whose protein sequence is MSYQNNTRKYVAVLNGKYSDQIGLLLNALGHATAGLVFEGAAGQNFQQYENEPAHLSASISEFPFNVLKSKNGNQLRTLHEALLEAEIPYNVFVKQMIGASAEEQIINTRSAPVDQLEYLALVTYGDAELLAPMTKKFSLYK, encoded by the coding sequence ATGAGCTATCAAAACAACACGCGAAAGTATGTCGCTGTTCTCAACGGCAAATACAGTGACCAAATAGGTCTCCTGCTCAATGCACTAGGGCACGCAACTGCAGGGTTGGTTTTTGAAGGAGCCGCCGGGCAAAACTTTCAACAATACGAAAACGAACCCGCCCATTTGTCGGCAAGTATCAGCGAATTCCCCTTCAACGTTCTTAAGAGCAAGAACGGCAATCAACTTCGCACACTTCATGAAGCGCTTTTGGAGGCGGAGATTCCGTATAACGTGTTTGTAAAGCAGATGATTGGTGCCTCTGCCGAAGAACAAATTATCAATACGCGGAGTGCTCCCGTGGATCAGCTTGAGTATCTTGCGCTGGTGACGTACGGCGATGCTGAGTTGCTCGCCCCAATGACGAAAAAGTTCTCTCTGTACAAATAA